TCATTCTCAGAGTTTAAAGATAATAAACTTATTGATCGTGTAACGCTTATGGCAATTTTAGAGGACGTATTTAGAAATGCATTAAAGAAAAAATACGGGTCAGATGAAAATTTCGATATCATTATAAATCCTGACAAAGGTGATATGGAAATCTGGAGAAGAAGAGTAATTGTTGCTGATGAGGATCTTGATTTTGAAAATGAGGAAATTACATTGACTGAAGCAAGAAAGATTGAAGCGGATTTTGAAATTGGTGAAGAGGTTTCTGAAGAAGTAAAATTGATTGATTTAGGAAGAAGAGCTATCTTAGCGCTTCGTCAGAATTTAATATCTAAAATTCATGAGCACGATAATACAAATCTTTATAAGCAATTTAAAGATATTATCGGTGATATTTATACAGCCGAAGTACATCACGTGCGTCCAAGAGTAGTGATCTTAGTTGATGACGAAGGAAATGAAATCGTACTTCCAAAAGAAAAACAAATTCCGTCAGATTTCTTCCGTAAAGGAGATAATGTTCGTGGAATTATTGAAAGCGTTGAATTAAAAGGAAACAAACCTCAAATTATTATGTCTAGAACTTCAGAGAAGTTCTTGGAAAAATTATTTGAACAAGAAATTCCAGAAGTTTTTGACGGATTAATTACGGTTAAAAATGTAGTT
The Flavobacterium humidisoli DNA segment above includes these coding regions:
- the nusA gene encoding transcription termination factor NusA, whose amino-acid sequence is MENLALIDSFSEFKDNKLIDRVTLMAILEDVFRNALKKKYGSDENFDIIINPDKGDMEIWRRRVIVADEDLDFENEEITLTEARKIEADFEIGEEVSEEVKLIDLGRRAILALRQNLISKIHEHDNTNLYKQFKDIIGDIYTAEVHHVRPRVVILVDDEGNEIVLPKEKQIPSDFFRKGDNVRGIIESVELKGNKPQIIMSRTSEKFLEKLFEQEIPEVFDGLITVKNVVRIPGEKAKVAVDSYDDRIDPVGACVGMKGSRIHGIVRELGNENIDVINYTNNIQLFITRALSPAKVSSIKIDEDNKRAEVFLKLEEVSKAIGRGGHNIKLAGQLTGYELDVIREGDVAGTVADEDDVELTEFSDEIEEWVIEEFAKIGLDTAKSILKHDVEDLVRRTDLEEETILDVMKILKEEFDN